Proteins from a single region of Urocitellus parryii isolate mUroPar1 chromosome 4, mUroPar1.hap1, whole genome shotgun sequence:
- the LOC113191276 gene encoding olfactory receptor 52B4-like, translating into MATFNYTDSSHSLFILLGIPGLEDQHTWISLPFFLSYLVSLLGNSLLILVVMTEHSLHEPMYLFLCMLATADLILSTTTVPKALAIFWFHAGEISLDGCVTQIFFIHATFIAESGILLAMAFDRYVAICDPLHYSTVLSRAVITRIGLAVALRSFCVILPDVFLVKRLPFCRSNRLPHTYCEHMAVAKFACADIRVNVWYGLSVLLSTVVLDALLILVSYSLILYAVFHLPSRRAWQKALGTCGSHLGVISMFYLPGIFTIITQRFGHHVPLHTHILLANVCMLAPPMMNPIIYGIKTRQIRERVLSTLSLQWK; encoded by the coding sequence ATGGCAACCTTCAACTACACTGATAGCAGCCACTCACTCTTCATTCTGCTGGGCATCCCTGGCCTGGAAGACCAACACACATGgatctctctccccttctttctttcctaccttGTTTCCCTACTTGGGAATAGCCTCCTCATCCTCGTCGTCATGACGGAACACAGCCTCCATGAACCCATGTACCTTTTCCTCTGCATGCTGGCTACGGCTGACCTCATCCTGTCCACGACCACTGTGCCCAAGGCCCTGGCCATATTCTGGTTTCATGCTGGGGAAATCTCCCTTGATGGTTGTGTCACCCAAATCTTCTTCATCCACGCAACTTTCATTGCTGAATCGGGCATTTTGTTGGCAATGGCATTtgatcgctatgtggccatctgtgaCCCCCTGCACTACAGCACAGTGCTCAGCCGTGCAGTAATCACAAGGATTGGCCTGGCTGTGGCCTTGAGAAGCTTCTGCGTGATACTCCCAGATGTGTTCCTGGTGAAGCGACTGCCTTTCTGCCGTAGCAATCGGTTGCCGCATACCTACTGTGAGCACATGGCCGTGGCCAAGTTTGCATGTGCTGATATCCGTGTCAATGTTTGGTACGGCTTGTCTGTCCTCCTCTCCACTGTGGTGCTAGATGCCTTGCTCATCTTAGTTTCCTACAGCCTCATCCTTTATGCAGTCTTCCACCTTCCTTCCAGAAGAGCTTGGCAAAAGGCTCTAGGCACATGTGGTTCCCACCTTGGGGTCATTTCCATGTTTTACTTGCCTGGCATTTTTACCATAATTACCCAGAGGTTTGGGCACCATGTTCCTCTCCATACCCACATTCTTCTGGCCAATGTCTGCATGTTGGCCCCTCCCATGATGAATCCCATTATTTATGGGATCAAGACTAGGCAGATTCGAGAGCGTGTGCTCAGCACTTTGTCATTACAGTGGAAATGA